A window of the Amycolatopsis solani genome harbors these coding sequences:
- a CDS encoding maleylpyruvate isomerase N-terminal domain-containing protein codes for MTTASEKAHALLDGVRQLDDEWARAIGGLGEPELRAPSALPGWSRAHVLAHLARNADGLKNLLTWADTGVETPMYPSVEAREADIEASARHSAADILADFVASAGRFERYAAGMPDDAWAREARNRQGAPVSGAVVVRMRLSELTIHLADLDVGYDLDRVLGLLGPLAEDVVQHAISSRGAHLPALRLVADGFEWTMGAAPGGTVSGTGGRLLAWLSGRSDGADLDGAVPPIPAWS; via the coding sequence GTGACGACGGCATCCGAGAAAGCACACGCGCTCCTCGACGGGGTGCGGCAGCTCGACGACGAGTGGGCCAGGGCCATCGGTGGGCTCGGCGAGCCCGAACTGCGCGCGCCCAGTGCGCTGCCCGGCTGGTCGCGGGCGCACGTGCTCGCCCACCTGGCCCGCAACGCGGACGGCCTCAAGAACCTGCTGACCTGGGCCGACACCGGGGTCGAGACGCCGATGTACCCCAGTGTCGAGGCGCGCGAAGCCGACATCGAGGCCAGCGCGCGGCACTCGGCCGCCGACATCCTGGCCGACTTCGTCGCCTCCGCCGGGCGCTTCGAGCGGTACGCCGCGGGCATGCCGGACGACGCCTGGGCGCGCGAGGCCCGCAACCGGCAGGGCGCGCCGGTCAGCGGGGCCGTCGTCGTGCGGATGCGGCTGTCCGAGCTGACCATCCACCTCGCCGACCTCGACGTCGGCTACGACCTCGATCGCGTGCTCGGCCTGCTCGGCCCGCTCGCCGAGGACGTCGTGCAGCACGCCATCAGCTCCCGTGGTGCGCACCTGCCCGCGTTGCGCCTGGTCGCGGACGGCTTCGAGTGGACGATGGGTGCCGCGCCGGGCGGGACCGTCTCCGGTACCGGCGGGCGGCTGCTCGCCTGGCTCAGCGGGCGTTCCGACGGGGCGGACCTGGACGGTGCCGTGCCACCGATACCGGCCTGGTCTTGA
- a CDS encoding GMC family oxidoreductase, with the protein MTASNTTTSAGGPDYDVVVVGSGFGGSVAALRLTEKGYRVAVVEAGRRFADDEFAKTSWDLKRYLWAPQVGCYGIQRIHMLNDVMVLAGAGVGGGSLVYANTLYRPLKPFYRDRQWSHITDWEAELAPHYDQASRMLGVVTNPTITPSDVVMRDVAKDMGVADTFHPTPVGVYFGKPGERAKDPYFGGAGPERVGCTECGSCMTGCRVGAKNTLVKNYLYLAEQDGAKVIPLTTVTSVRPTETGYAIDLKKTGTTSKKFRTTITAEKVVFAAGTWGTQNLLHAMKDTGTLPKLSRRLGELTRTNSEAIIGAARTDVDESRNFSRGVAITSSIHPDENTHIEPVRYGKGSNAMSLLQTIATDGASPVPRWRQAVSFMIKHPLQTAKLLNGYRWSERTVILLVMQSLDNSITTYTRRGLFGRRKYTSKQGHGEPNPSFIPAGHEANERTAGHIGGIAGGTWGEIFDIPLTAHFIGGVPIGATADEGVIDPYHRVFGYPGLSVVDGAAITANLGVNPSLTITAQAERAFSLWPNKGEPDARPQQDAPYTRLEPIAPKNPAVPAEAPAALRRSS; encoded by the coding sequence GTGACTGCCAGTAACACCACCACCAGTGCGGGTGGCCCCGACTACGACGTCGTCGTGGTGGGGTCGGGGTTCGGCGGCAGCGTCGCGGCGCTGCGGCTCACCGAGAAGGGCTATCGGGTCGCCGTCGTCGAGGCCGGGCGGAGGTTTGCCGACGACGAGTTCGCGAAGACCTCCTGGGACCTCAAGCGCTACCTCTGGGCGCCGCAGGTCGGCTGCTACGGGATCCAGCGCATCCACATGCTCAACGACGTCATGGTGCTCGCGGGCGCCGGCGTCGGCGGCGGCTCGCTCGTCTACGCGAACACGCTGTACCGGCCGCTCAAGCCGTTCTACCGCGACCGGCAGTGGTCCCACATCACCGACTGGGAAGCCGAGCTCGCGCCGCACTACGACCAGGCGAGCCGGATGCTGGGCGTCGTCACGAACCCGACGATCACCCCGTCGGACGTCGTGATGCGCGACGTCGCCAAGGACATGGGCGTCGCCGACACGTTCCACCCGACGCCGGTCGGCGTGTACTTCGGCAAGCCGGGCGAGCGCGCGAAGGACCCGTACTTCGGCGGCGCCGGGCCCGAGCGCGTCGGCTGCACCGAGTGCGGCTCGTGCATGACCGGCTGCCGTGTCGGGGCGAAGAACACCCTGGTCAAGAATTACCTCTACCTCGCCGAGCAGGACGGTGCGAAGGTCATCCCGCTGACGACGGTGACCTCCGTGCGCCCGACCGAGACCGGCTACGCGATCGACCTGAAGAAGACCGGCACGACGTCGAAGAAGTTCCGGACGACGATCACGGCCGAGAAGGTCGTCTTCGCCGCGGGCACCTGGGGTACGCAGAACCTCCTGCACGCGATGAAGGACACCGGCACGCTGCCGAAGCTGTCGCGCCGGCTCGGCGAGCTGACCCGCACGAACTCCGAGGCCATCATCGGCGCCGCCCGGACCGACGTCGACGAGAGCCGGAACTTCAGCCGCGGGGTCGCGATCACGTCGTCGATCCACCCCGACGAGAACACCCACATCGAGCCGGTCCGCTACGGCAAGGGCAGCAACGCGATGAGCCTGCTGCAGACGATCGCGACCGACGGCGCTTCGCCGGTGCCGCGCTGGCGGCAGGCCGTCAGCTTCATGATCAAGCACCCGCTCCAGACGGCGAAGCTGCTCAACGGCTACCGCTGGTCCGAGCGCACGGTGATCCTGCTGGTGATGCAGAGCCTCGACAACTCGATCACGACGTACACGCGACGCGGGCTGTTCGGCCGCCGCAAGTACACGTCGAAGCAGGGCCACGGCGAGCCGAACCCGAGCTTCATCCCGGCCGGTCACGAGGCCAACGAGCGCACGGCGGGCCACATCGGCGGCATCGCGGGCGGCACCTGGGGCGAGATCTTCGACATCCCGCTGACGGCCCACTTCATCGGCGGCGTCCCGATCGGCGCAACGGCCGACGAGGGCGTCATCGACCCGTACCACCGCGTGTTCGGCTACCCGGGCCTCTCGGTGGTCGACGGCGCGGCGATCACGGCCAACCTCGGGGTGAACCCGTCCCTGACGATCACCGCGCAGGCCGAGCGGGCGTTCTCGCTCTGGCCGAACAAGGGCGAACCGGACGCCCGGCCCCAGCAGGACGCGCCGTACACCCGGCTGGAGCCGATCGCCCCGAAGAACCCGGCCGTCCCGGCGGAAGCACCCGCCGCGCTGCGCCGATCCTCCTAG
- a CDS encoding DUF397 domain-containing protein: protein MSPRKLTGWRKSSHSHFEENACVEVGTAPGVVGVRDTKQAALATRPVLVYSAAAFTAFLDHLTDGR, encoded by the coding sequence ATGAGCCCACGAAAGCTCACCGGTTGGCGCAAGTCGAGCCACAGCCACTTCGAGGAGAACGCCTGCGTCGAGGTCGGCACCGCTCCAGGCGTCGTCGGGGTACGGGACACCAAACAGGCGGCGCTGGCGACCCGCCCGGTGCTCGTCTACTCCGCGGCCGCGTTCACCGCGTTCCTCGACCACCTCACCGACGGACGGTGA
- a CDS encoding DUF3558 domain-containing protein, translating into MTLRVVVSLAAAVLVLGACGTTNGGTPVPVTSVPSAPPSGSVDEVPGPGVPKVANPIDMTRFDRAPCEALTPAQVAGLLGSEAETKPELDAPAGPTCNWEAPGRSGIGVIFGHLDRRGLTSVYAAKGSAYPFVEPLEPVDGYPLVAYDGVGDQRARGECTVAVGTSDTQAIDISVNQSEKNIGKSDSCQAARQVTAMVLDNARNGN; encoded by the coding sequence GTGACGCTCCGCGTGGTTGTTTCGCTGGCCGCCGCGGTGCTGGTGCTCGGCGCTTGCGGCACCACGAACGGGGGTACGCCGGTTCCGGTCACGTCGGTGCCGAGTGCTCCGCCTTCCGGGTCGGTGGACGAGGTTCCCGGTCCGGGGGTGCCGAAGGTCGCGAACCCGATCGACATGACCAGGTTCGACCGGGCGCCGTGCGAGGCGTTGACGCCGGCGCAGGTTGCCGGGTTGCTCGGCTCGGAAGCGGAGACGAAACCCGAGCTCGACGCTCCGGCCGGCCCGACCTGCAATTGGGAGGCTCCCGGAAGGTCCGGCATCGGAGTGATCTTCGGTCACCTCGACAGGCGTGGCCTGACGAGCGTCTACGCGGCGAAGGGGAGTGCCTATCCCTTCGTCGAGCCGCTGGAGCCCGTCGACGGGTACCCGCTGGTCGCTTACGACGGCGTCGGCGACCAGCGGGCGAGGGGTGAGTGCACGGTCGCCGTCGGAACCAGTGACACGCAAGCCATCGACATCAGCGTCAACCAGTCCGAGAAGAACATCGGCAAGAGCGACTCCTGTCAGGCCGCCCGTCAGGTCACCGCGATGGTCCTGGACAACGCGCGAAACGGGAACTAG
- a CDS encoding GuaB3 family IMP dehydrogenase-related protein — protein sequence MRDLVEIGMGRTARRAYDLDDVEIVPSRRTRSSSVVSTSWQIDAYRFDLPLITHPTDAIVSPGTAVAVGELGGLGVLNAEGLWARHANVEDAIFQLVRAAEDLEDPTAVGRVLQELHAAPIRLDLLSEAIKTVRESGVTVAARVSPQHAAELTPDLIAAGVEILVVQGTIISAEHVQRDAEPLNLKEFIGRLDVPVIAGGVSDYRTAMHLMRTGAAGVIVGHGYTPGVTSTDRVLGIGVPMATAIIDAAAARRDYLDETGGRYVHVLADGGMTTSGDIAKAIACGADAVMLGSPLAAAQDAPGQGLYWTAAAAHPSLPRSRVAAGPDYAVDLKTLLFGPSSDAEGVVNLFGALRRAMAKTGYSDLKEFQRVGLTVRR from the coding sequence GTGCGGGACCTGGTCGAGATCGGGATGGGCCGCACCGCGCGGCGGGCGTATGACCTCGACGACGTCGAGATCGTGCCGTCACGGCGGACCCGGTCGTCTTCGGTGGTGTCCACCTCCTGGCAGATCGACGCGTACCGCTTCGACCTGCCGCTGATCACGCACCCGACCGACGCGATCGTGTCGCCCGGCACCGCGGTCGCCGTCGGCGAGCTGGGCGGCCTCGGCGTGCTCAACGCCGAGGGCCTCTGGGCACGGCACGCCAACGTCGAGGACGCGATCTTCCAGCTGGTCCGCGCGGCCGAGGACCTCGAGGACCCGACCGCGGTCGGCCGCGTGCTGCAGGAGCTGCACGCCGCGCCGATCCGGCTCGACCTGCTGAGCGAGGCCATCAAGACGGTCCGCGAATCCGGCGTCACGGTGGCCGCGCGCGTCAGCCCGCAGCACGCCGCCGAGCTGACCCCCGACCTCATCGCGGCCGGCGTCGAGATCCTGGTCGTGCAGGGCACGATCATCTCCGCCGAGCACGTCCAGCGCGACGCCGAGCCGCTGAACCTCAAGGAGTTCATCGGCCGCCTCGACGTCCCGGTGATCGCCGGCGGCGTCAGCGACTACCGCACGGCGATGCACCTGATGCGCACCGGCGCGGCGGGCGTCATCGTCGGCCACGGCTACACCCCGGGCGTCACCAGCACCGACCGCGTCCTCGGCATCGGCGTCCCGATGGCCACGGCGATCATCGACGCGGCGGCCGCCCGCCGCGACTACCTCGACGAAACCGGCGGCCGCTACGTCCACGTCCTGGCGGACGGCGGCATGACCACCTCGGGCGACATCGCCAAGGCCATCGCGTGCGGCGCGGACGCGGTGATGCTCGGCTCCCCCCTGGCCGCGGCCCAGGACGCCCCAGGCCAGGGCCTGTACTGGACCGCGGCGGCGGCCCACCCGTCCTTGCCCCGTTCCCGAGTGGCGGCCGGCCCGGACTACGCGGTCGACCTGAAGACCCTGCTGTTCGGCCCGTCGTCCGACGCGGAGGGCGTGGTGAACCTGTTCGGTGCCCTTCGCCGGGCGATGGCGAAGACGGGGTACTCGGATTTGAAGGAGTTCCAGCGGGTGGGCCTCACCGTCCGTCGGTGA